A DNA window from Hordeum vulgare subsp. vulgare chromosome 1H, MorexV3_pseudomolecules_assembly, whole genome shotgun sequence contains the following coding sequences:
- the LOC123405747 gene encoding flavone O-methyltransferase 1-like, whose product MANEEALMFALQLASSAVLPMTLRTCIELGLLETLVGAGGKTLTPEEVAAKLPSKAESNPDAASMVDRLLRVLATYKVVSCLVDECADGSLSRRYGAEPVCKWLTPNEDGVSMAPFCLLAQNKLFMEAWCHMKDAVLEGGSAFTKAFGASWFDYAGTDDHFNHLFNEAMKDHSVIITKKLLELYTGFDGIDTLVDLAGGVGAVIHAITKKYPSIKGINFDLPHVISDAQPYPGVEHVGGDMFEMVPSGDAILMKWILPCFSDDECAVLLKNCYDALPAHGKVINVECILPVNPDATNNAQGLICVDASLLAYSPGGKERNLRDFEKLAKAAGFTGVKASYIFANFWAMEYTK is encoded by the exons ATGGCCAACGAGGAGGCGTTGATGTTCGCACTGCAGCTGGCTTCGTCGGCTGTCCTGCCGATGACGCTTCGCACTTGCATCGAGCTGGGCCTGCTGGAGACCCTGGTGGGCGCCGGTGGGAAGACGTTGACGCCGGAAGAGGTAGCGGCCAAGCTTCCGTCCAAAGCGGAGTCCAACCCGGACGCGGCGTCCATGGTGGATCGGTTGCTGCGGGTACTGGCAACATACAAGGTCGTTTCGTGCCTAGTGGATGAGTGCGCAGACGGGAGCCTGTCCCGCAGGTATGGCGCTGAGCCGGTGTGCAAGTGGCTCACTCCCAACGAGGACGGTGTCTCCATGGCGCCCTTCTGCCTCCTTGCCCAGAACAAGCTCTTCATGGAGGCCTG GTGTCACATGAAGGACGCGGTCCTTGAGGGTGGCAGTGCATTCACCAAGGCATTCGGAGCGTCGTGGTTTGACTACGCTGGCACAGATGATCACTTCAATCACCTCTTTAACGAGGCCATGAAGGACCATTCGGTCATCATCACCAAGAAGCTTCTCGAATTGTATACTGGTTTCGACGGCATCGACACCCTTGTGGATCTCGCGGGTGGCGTGGGCGCCGTCATCCACGCCATCACCAAGAAGTACCCGAGCATAAAGGGGATCAACTTCGACCTTCCCCACGTAATCTCCGACGCGCAGCCCTACCCCGGCGTCGAACACGTCGGCGGCGACATGTTTGAGATGGTGCCGTCCGGAGACGCCATCCTCATGAAATGGATTCTCCCCTGCTTCAGCGACGACGAGTGTGCGGTACTCCTCAAGAACTGCTACGACGCACTGCCCGCGCATGGTAAGGTGATCAACGTGGAATGTATCCTGCCAGTGAACCCGGACGCGACAAACAACGCGCAGGGGTTAATCTGTGTGGACGCCAGCTTGCTGGCGTACAGCCCCGGCGGCAAGGAAAGGAACCTCAGGGACTTCGAGAAGCTAGCCAAGGCTGCAGGGTTTACAGGCGTCAAGGCCAGCTACATCTTTGCGAACTTCTGGGCAATGGAGTACACCAAGTAG